A genomic window from Cryomorphaceae bacterium includes:
- a CDS encoding sigma-70 family RNA polymerase sigma factor — protein MTEAELVERCLKGLGSAQKQLYDRFSKQMLGVCYRYAANRDDAYDLFQDGFIKVFEKLHMYNGKGPLGAWIRRTIVNNILDELRRQKRQMRYDDDFRADFLTHHDGWDDSMELDSESSISREQIMDLVQTLPTGYRTVFNLYAVEEYSHKEIADMLGITESTSKTQYRKAKGHLKKMIMELRKTSDI, from the coding sequence ATGACCGAAGCAGAGCTGGTAGAACGATGCCTGAAAGGGTTGGGATCCGCTCAAAAACAGTTGTATGATCGTTTCTCGAAGCAAATGTTAGGTGTATGTTACAGGTATGCAGCAAACCGTGATGATGCCTACGATTTGTTTCAGGATGGCTTTATAAAGGTCTTTGAGAAGCTGCACATGTACAACGGTAAAGGTCCGCTTGGGGCCTGGATTCGGCGCACCATTGTCAACAATATTCTAGATGAGTTGCGCAGGCAAAAACGACAGATGCGATACGATGACGATTTCAGAGCCGATTTCCTCACACACCATGATGGCTGGGATGACTCGATGGAGTTAGACAGTGAGTCATCAATCAGTCGTGAGCAAATCATGGATTTGGTTCAGACGCTGCCCACAGGTTACCGAACAGTATTTAACCTCTACGCAGTGGAGGAGTACAGCCATAAAGAAATAGCTGACATGCTGGGCATTACCGAAAGTACAAGCAAAACGCAGTATCGCAAAGCCAAAGGTCACCTGAAAAAGATGATTATGGAATTAAGAAAAACTTCAGATATCTGA
- a CDS encoding carboxypeptidase-like regulatory domain-containing protein: protein MHWNFSLLVYPLLLMAVFLGQVSEADAQRRNDDDLIQFSGVVVTGDSLVPVPFVNIMIAESYRGTMSDVNGYFSFVAQKGDSIVFSAVGFRTHGIILPDTLTEKKYSMIEILYQDTIQLSEAVIYPWPTKEQFREAFLALDLPETDTERAARNLARADMISRRQAMGADGSENFKFQMQNYQNRIYHAGQAPPMNIFNPFAWAQFVEAWRDGAFKKKDYQD, encoded by the coding sequence ATGCATTGGAATTTTTCACTTTTGGTTTATCCGCTTCTTTTGATGGCGGTTTTTTTGGGTCAGGTGTCGGAAGCAGATGCTCAACGCAGAAATGACGATGACCTAATTCAGTTCTCGGGTGTGGTAGTAACCGGCGACAGCCTTGTGCCTGTTCCGTTTGTGAACATCATGATTGCAGAGTCCTACCGCGGAACGATGTCGGACGTGAACGGCTATTTTTCTTTTGTGGCCCAAAAAGGCGACAGCATTGTTTTCTCGGCTGTAGGTTTCCGTACGCACGGCATTATCTTGCCCGATACCCTTACCGAGAAGAAGTATTCAATGATAGAAATTTTGTATCAGGATACTATTCAGCTATCTGAAGCCGTTATCTACCCCTGGCCAACCAAAGAACAATTCCGTGAGGCTTTTCTGGCATTGGACTTACCTGAAACAGATACCGAGCGCGCTGCAAGAAATCTGGCACGTGCCGATATGATTAGCCGAAGACAAGCCATGGGAGCTGACGGTAGCGAAAATTTTAAATTCCAAATGCAGAACTACCAGAACCGCATATACCACGCAGGCCAAGCGCCGCCAATGAATATTTTCAACCCCTTTGCATGGGCTCAATTTGTTGAAGCCTGGCGCGATGGGGCTTTCAAGAAAAAAGATTATCAGGACTAA
- a CDS encoding T9SS C-terminal target domain-containing protein, giving the protein MRKPNIFTLIASFLLVTLPLLLSAQKWAEMMQDGKANFYEIQAVFEAEYTGNPNERGSGYKPYKRWEFDTEERVYPSGEFPANYHVFKEYMDFMERKGDRTSASSSRSLGNWESLGPYDWENQGGWNPGNGRINFIAEEPGNPSTIYVGMPSGGLWRTEDGGDTWTPLTDFLPSMGVSGIAIDPTNTDLIYIATGDRDANDYMGVGVLKSTDYGASWQTTGKTWELANGIKSNWLIMHPTDFETLYLGSNEGLFKTTDGAESWELILNGNVREVALHPSNPDIVYAVTNRFHRSENAGESFQLINEGLPAMSEVNRMSLAVSPALPNAVYVLAGSAQTSGFRGIYRSTDAGMTFTERADSPNILGYSSEGTSTGGQSWYDLAIAADPNNGSRIITGGINVWRSTSGGLNYNPISHWVFPTSIGYTHADIHFLRYYDNRLYCGSDGGIFISYDHGNNWIDLTQGLNITQTYRFDFTEDEPYKILAGTQDNGTNFLMDDGIFYHIRGGDGNGAAINWENPDIIYTAYPYGNIQLSTDGGVEYVNLAGDIEENGLWVTPYLLDPNDPNILYAAFQSIWKHHPDEGWTNMGAFGSSSFRALAVAPGNSDYIYAARGGALVWTHNGGENWSVTNQGLAGTNITDIAVNPINPENVIVTCSGYQSGNKVYISWDGGETFENISFNLPNIPALSVVFEESENNGIYVGMDAGVYYTNDSLANWVDFMEGLPRTKARQLKMAHNIGKIRVSTYGRGFWESDLYNPLPEPPVASFKANATVICAGDSVVFTDLSFNAAPGWQWQFEGGAPAQSQERDPVVYFPNEGLFSVSLEVENAFGTGQTTETHFILVLGDGADTPYSESFETFESLFENQWVSDNPDEDVTWELITTVGYESNQSVWIDNLQNVNGRVDELKSPTIDLSNVGSATLSFKAAYAQRDASNDDRLRVYISNDCGQSWNLRGQWRGMTNLPTAEATDTPFVPESADQWQEITITNIGQSYWGPGFMFMFRFTNNNGNNIYIDDINLTTTMVSVEELDKEPATVELYPNPAVGFTYLEFDLPTSARVSYRVMDATGRLLNEKELGHLPAGDFRETIHTYSYRSGMYLVQLQINDQSVVRKLFVD; this is encoded by the coding sequence ATGCGAAAACCTAACATTTTTACCCTTATTGCCAGTTTTCTGTTAGTTACGTTGCCATTGCTCCTTTCGGCACAGAAATGGGCGGAAATGATGCAGGATGGCAAGGCCAACTTTTATGAAATTCAAGCTGTTTTCGAGGCTGAATATACCGGCAACCCCAATGAGCGCGGCAGCGGTTACAAGCCCTACAAAAGATGGGAATTTGACACCGAGGAACGGGTGTACCCTTCCGGTGAGTTTCCTGCAAATTACCATGTTTTTAAAGAATACATGGATTTTATGGAGCGGAAGGGCGACCGCACATCAGCTTCTTCATCGCGCAGCCTGGGAAACTGGGAATCTTTGGGTCCTTACGATTGGGAGAATCAGGGTGGCTGGAACCCGGGTAACGGTCGGATAAATTTTATTGCCGAGGAGCCCGGCAACCCCAGCACCATATACGTAGGAATGCCTTCGGGTGGGCTTTGGAGAACAGAAGACGGTGGCGACACATGGACTCCCCTCACAGATTTTTTACCAAGCATGGGAGTTTCAGGCATTGCCATTGACCCAACCAATACCGACCTCATTTACATTGCAACCGGCGACCGCGATGCCAATGACTACATGGGCGTGGGTGTGCTGAAGTCAACCGATTACGGTGCCAGCTGGCAAACCACAGGCAAAACCTGGGAGTTGGCAAACGGCATCAAGAGCAACTGGCTCATTATGCACCCTACCGACTTCGAAACACTGTACCTCGGGAGCAACGAGGGGCTCTTCAAAACCACTGATGGTGCGGAATCCTGGGAACTCATCCTAAACGGCAATGTACGCGAGGTAGCACTTCACCCCTCCAACCCTGACATCGTTTATGCAGTGACCAATCGTTTTCACCGCTCCGAAAATGCCGGTGAAAGTTTTCAGCTCATCAACGAAGGTCTGCCTGCTATGAGTGAAGTGAACCGCATGTCGCTGGCAGTAAGCCCTGCTCTGCCCAACGCTGTTTACGTGCTTGCTGGTAGTGCTCAAACAAGTGGTTTCAGGGGGATTTACCGGTCAACAGACGCAGGAATGACTTTTACCGAGCGGGCAGACAGCCCCAACATACTTGGCTACAGCTCTGAAGGCACTAGCACAGGAGGTCAAAGCTGGTACGATCTTGCCATTGCAGCCGATCCAAACAATGGCAGCCGAATCATTACAGGGGGAATCAACGTGTGGAGAAGCACATCAGGCGGTCTCAATTACAACCCCATTTCTCACTGGGTATTTCCCACGAGTATAGGATACACACACGCCGATATCCACTTCCTCAGGTACTACGACAATCGTCTATACTGCGGTAGTGACGGGGGTATTTTTATCTCCTATGACCACGGAAACAACTGGATTGACCTGACTCAAGGCCTTAACATCACCCAAACCTACCGATTTGATTTTACGGAAGATGAGCCCTATAAAATCCTTGCCGGGACGCAAGACAACGGCACCAACTTTTTGATGGACGACGGAATTTTCTACCACATCCGCGGAGGCGACGGAAACGGCGCTGCCATCAACTGGGAAAATCCAGATATTATCTACACAGCGTACCCATACGGCAACATTCAACTGTCAACTGACGGTGGCGTTGAATATGTGAATCTGGCCGGTGATATTGAGGAGAACGGACTGTGGGTCACCCCTTACCTACTCGACCCCAATGACCCCAACATACTGTACGCCGCTTTCCAAAGCATTTGGAAGCACCACCCCGATGAAGGCTGGACCAACATGGGAGCATTTGGTTCAAGCTCCTTCAGAGCACTGGCCGTGGCCCCCGGAAATAGTGATTACATCTATGCAGCACGCGGTGGAGCTCTTGTATGGACGCACAACGGGGGCGAAAACTGGAGCGTCACCAACCAGGGCCTGGCCGGTACCAATATCACCGACATTGCGGTTAACCCCATCAACCCTGAAAACGTAATCGTTACATGCTCCGGCTATCAATCGGGCAACAAGGTTTACATCAGTTGGGATGGCGGTGAAACCTTCGAAAACATTTCATTCAACCTACCAAACATACCAGCACTTTCTGTGGTATTCGAAGAATCTGAAAACAATGGTATTTACGTAGGAATGGATGCCGGAGTGTACTACACCAATGACAGTCTCGCCAATTGGGTTGACTTTATGGAAGGGCTTCCCCGCACCAAGGCGCGGCAATTGAAAATGGCGCACAACATTGGTAAAATACGCGTGTCAACCTATGGAAGAGGATTTTGGGAGTCTGATTTGTACAATCCGCTGCCGGAGCCCCCGGTAGCCTCATTTAAAGCCAATGCAACAGTGATTTGTGCGGGAGACTCTGTGGTTTTTACAGATCTTTCATTCAATGCTGCTCCAGGTTGGCAGTGGCAGTTTGAAGGCGGTGCTCCGGCCCAATCCCAGGAGCGAGATCCTGTTGTCTATTTTCCCAACGAAGGTCTCTTCAGTGTTTCACTGGAGGTAGAAAACGCTTTTGGCACCGGGCAAACCACCGAAACGCATTTCATTCTTGTGTTGGGAGATGGTGCGGACACACCTTACAGCGAATCATTCGAAACGTTTGAATCACTTTTTGAAAATCAATGGGTGTCTGATAATCCCGATGAGGATGTTACCTGGGAACTCATTACTACAGTGGGGTATGAAAGCAACCAAAGCGTTTGGATTGACAACCTCCAGAATGTGAATGGCAGAGTGGACGAACTCAAAAGCCCAACCATAGATTTGAGCAACGTTGGAAGTGCCACGCTCTCCTTTAAAGCGGCATATGCGCAGCGTGATGCAAGTAATGACGATCGGCTGCGTGTGTACATCAGTAACGATTGCGGCCAGTCATGGAATCTGCGGGGACAATGGAGAGGTATGACCAACCTGCCCACAGCCGAGGCAACCGACACTCCTTTTGTACCGGAAAGCGCAGACCAATGGCAGGAAATCACTATCACCAATATCGGACAAAGCTATTGGGGGCCGGGATTCATGTTTATGTTCCGCTTTACCAACAACAACGGAAACAACATCTACATAGACGACATCAACCTTACTACCACCATGGTGAGTGTAGAGGAGTTGGATAAAGAACCTGCAACGGTGGAACTTTACCCCAACCCTGCCGTGGGATTCACTTACCTGGAGTTTGATTTGCCGACCAGCGCAAGAGTATCGTACCGCGTGATGGATGCAACCGGAAGACTGCTGAATGAAAAAGAGCTCGGACATCTCCCCGCCGGAGATTTCCGGGAAACCATCCACACCTATTCCTATCGCAGCGGCATGTATCTCGTGCAATTACAGATAAATGACCAGTCAGTAGTGCGCAAGTTGTTTGTGGATTGA
- a CDS encoding NUDIX domain-containing protein, with translation MAKFTIRVYGIASHNGKILLSKERIKGAYYLKFPGGGLEFGEGTRDALTREFLEEANAEVEVLEHFYTTDFFQPSTFHAEPIQVLSVYYKVRLFYPNQPLISDDKQTFIWIDEGQLTPDRMDLPIDQKVVELWQFRKQAP, from the coding sequence ATGGCAAAGTTCACAATCAGGGTGTATGGAATTGCTTCGCACAACGGTAAAATTCTGCTGTCTAAGGAGCGGATAAAGGGAGCGTATTACTTGAAATTTCCGGGTGGCGGACTCGAATTTGGTGAAGGCACCCGTGATGCCCTTACACGGGAGTTTCTGGAAGAAGCCAATGCAGAGGTTGAGGTGCTGGAGCATTTTTACACCACCGACTTTTTTCAGCCTTCAACTTTTCATGCAGAGCCTATTCAGGTATTGAGCGTGTATTACAAGGTAAGGCTTTTTTATCCCAATCAGCCCCTGATCTCGGATGATAAACAGACTTTTATTTGGATAGACGAAGGGCAACTGACTCCAGATAGAATGGATCTGCCGATTGATCAAAAGGTGGTTGAACTGTGGCAGTTTAGGAAACAAGCCCCATAA
- a CDS encoding TonB-dependent receptor has translation MSQSAVRSFLYLLFALWATCLTAQDGAGWLQGRVIDDQRNPVEFANVFARQAGVGVMTDSTGFFRIQLPALDSMQVTISHASFEMRSFQIYLTPAETQTIEVTLRIRELADFVVEDYQMRTSPMEKIEIKSAKQLPMVRPGIEGLLTGAVGVVLRNEMSSAYSVRGGSYEENLIYVNDIEVYRPFLVRVGQQEGLSFPNVDMIGSVSFSAGGFEARYGDKLASVLDIKYKKPTEVSGSASASLLGGSVHFEGASENRRFTHITGVRYMTNQYVLGSLDEEGDYRPWFVDAQTYLTYDISERFQVGFLGSYGQNNYNFVPQTRRTELGTLAETLRFTVFFEGEEQTRHETAFGALAFDYKVGKNSLIKLTGSFFSTVENEHFDILGRYRLEEIERDFGNDQFNEAARSRGVGGFLRHARNDLEAYVTSVSLKGFHEFPKHYFQWGVDYRHEQIFDRIDEWEMIDSAGFSVPHPPDSVGYVNPAVQPNHQIMLPYVLKSELTMQSNRLMAYVQDSWSRTLGNGAIFTANAGLRANYWDFNNQLIFSPRANFSYKPKWEKEINDTTVLVRDVVIKFATGLYQQPPFYRELRDFEGRLNPAIRAQRSIHFVLGTDINFRMMDRPFKFVGEMYYKHLLDIIPYEVDNVRLRYYAENNATGYATGLDLKINGEFIKGIESWASISFMRTREDIKDDFFYRRYNAAGDEIFSGFTADQVAVDSVRFEPGFIPRPTDQLINFNLFFQDEMPNWPQFKVHLSFLYGTGLPFGPPTQERYRDTLRTTSYRRVDIGFSYDLLMGIKSLRNSRFFGKLNTAWVSLEIFNLFGANNVVNYLWIRDDSNRSYAIPNFLTGRRVNLKFVVRF, from the coding sequence GTGAGTCAATCCGCGGTTCGTTCGTTTCTGTACCTTCTTTTCGCGCTTTGGGCCACCTGCTTGACGGCCCAGGATGGAGCGGGATGGCTTCAGGGCCGCGTAATTGACGACCAGCGAAACCCCGTAGAGTTTGCCAATGTTTTTGCCAGGCAAGCCGGTGTAGGTGTGATGACCGATTCAACCGGTTTTTTTCGCATTCAATTGCCCGCCCTTGATTCGATGCAGGTAACCATTTCGCATGCCTCGTTTGAAATGCGCTCGTTTCAAATTTACCTCACCCCTGCCGAAACCCAAACCATTGAGGTAACATTGCGCATACGTGAGCTGGCAGATTTCGTAGTTGAAGACTACCAAATGAGAACCAGTCCCATGGAGAAGATTGAAATCAAATCGGCGAAACAACTACCCATGGTGAGGCCCGGCATTGAGGGTCTGCTCACCGGTGCCGTGGGCGTGGTATTGCGCAACGAAATGAGCAGCGCCTACTCAGTGCGTGGTGGTAGCTACGAAGAGAACCTTATTTATGTGAACGACATTGAAGTATACCGTCCTTTTCTGGTGCGCGTTGGCCAGCAGGAAGGCTTGAGTTTTCCGAATGTAGATATGATTGGTTCAGTGAGCTTTTCGGCGGGTGGATTTGAAGCAAGATACGGCGATAAGCTGGCATCGGTACTGGATATCAAATACAAGAAGCCAACCGAAGTAAGCGGTTCGGCTTCGGCGAGCTTGCTGGGTGGCTCAGTTCATTTTGAAGGCGCTTCTGAAAACCGCCGCTTTACCCACATCACGGGAGTGAGGTATATGACCAATCAATACGTGCTTGGCTCGCTGGATGAAGAAGGAGACTACCGCCCCTGGTTTGTCGATGCGCAAACCTACCTGACCTACGATATCAGCGAGCGGTTTCAGGTAGGGTTCCTGGGAAGCTACGGCCAAAACAACTACAACTTTGTTCCTCAAACAAGAAGAACAGAATTGGGCACATTGGCCGAAACCCTTCGGTTTACCGTGTTCTTTGAGGGCGAAGAGCAAACGCGTCACGAAACTGCTTTTGGCGCATTGGCCTTTGATTACAAGGTGGGAAAAAATTCGCTGATCAAACTCACCGGATCATTCTTCTCCACCGTTGAGAACGAGCATTTTGATATTCTGGGTCGCTATCGCCTGGAAGAAATTGAGCGTGATTTCGGGAATGATCAGTTTAACGAAGCAGCCCGCAGTCGCGGAGTGGGCGGCTTTCTGCGGCATGCAAGAAACGACCTCGAGGCGTACGTTACCAGTGTCTCACTCAAAGGCTTTCACGAGTTCCCCAAACACTACTTTCAATGGGGTGTGGACTACCGCCACGAGCAAATATTCGACAGAATTGACGAGTGGGAAATGATTGACTCAGCTGGGTTTTCTGTGCCTCACCCACCCGATTCTGTGGGCTACGTGAATCCGGCGGTTCAGCCCAACCATCAAATTATGCTGCCTTATGTGCTCAAATCAGAACTCACCATGCAGAGCAATCGCCTCATGGCCTATGTTCAGGACAGTTGGTCGAGAACGCTGGGCAACGGAGCCATCTTTACTGCCAACGCCGGATTGAGAGCCAATTACTGGGATTTCAACAACCAGCTCATATTTAGCCCACGGGCAAACTTTTCATACAAACCCAAGTGGGAAAAAGAAATCAATGATACAACCGTTCTGGTGCGCGATGTGGTCATAAAATTTGCCACAGGTCTGTACCAGCAACCTCCTTTTTACAGAGAATTGCGCGATTTTGAAGGAAGACTCAATCCGGCAATCAGGGCTCAGAGATCCATTCACTTCGTACTGGGCACCGATATTAATTTCCGCATGATGGACAGACCCTTCAAGTTTGTAGGAGAAATGTACTACAAGCACTTGCTGGACATCATTCCTTATGAGGTGGACAACGTAAGGCTTAGATACTATGCAGAGAATAATGCCACCGGGTATGCTACGGGGCTCGATCTGAAAATAAACGGAGAGTTTATCAAGGGCATAGAATCATGGGCGTCCATTTCGTTTATGCGAACACGCGAGGATATCAAAGACGATTTCTTTTACAGGCGATACAACGCCGCCGGAGATGAGATTTTTTCGGGTTTTACAGCAGACCAGGTGGCGGTTGACAGCGTGCGGTTTGAGCCGGGTTTTATTCCTCGCCCTACTGACCAGCTCATTAATTTCAACCTGTTTTTTCAGGACGAAATGCCCAACTGGCCTCAGTTCAAAGTGCATCTCAGCTTTTTGTACGGAACCGGTCTTCCCTTTGGCCCACCCACCCAAGAGCGCTATCGCGATACCCTTCGCACAACCTCATATCGCAGGGTAGATATTGGTTTCTCTTACGACTTACTGATGGGAATCAAATCATTGCGCAACTCACGCTTCTTCGGAAAACTCAATACCGCCTGGGTAAGTCTCGAAATCTTTAACCTGTTTGGCGCCAATAACGTGGTTAATTACCTTTGGATCAGAGATGATTCAAACCGCAGTTATGCCATTCCGAATTTTCTTACGGGAAGAAGGGTAAACCTCAAATTTGTGGTCAGGTTTTAA
- a CDS encoding DUF3810 domain-containing protein translates to MRRSASIPPLSGWWLGLAAILFFVILRHFPGLADTLYGNLLYPVVRALIDHTIGLLPFPVVYLFPWVVIFLLVKALRRFSSRRGRVRVALNALGWLVFLFYSLWGFNYARPNLSERGMLSHEQPSTEALFGLGLRTVEQMNLLRQDTMAVNFPTDRELEAHLRKEVGSKMESFGMKDFTRCKVRTIGPPGVLRRWGITGIYFPFTGEALLESSHPWPEKPFVMAHELSHSMGITDEGEANLIAYLAGKEASHIAVRYCAHLNMWQYLRYDLSRRAPEMADSLYGMLSERVERDLALLRSERQKFKEWFPQLGDQVNDTYLRLQGVDAGTESYLSLPVRFLQYEKSGNLGPPL, encoded by the coding sequence GTGAGAAGATCCGCCTCCATACCTCCTTTGTCCGGATGGTGGTTGGGTTTGGCTGCCATTCTGTTTTTTGTGATTCTCCGTCATTTTCCCGGTCTGGCTGATACACTGTACGGAAACCTATTGTACCCGGTTGTGCGCGCCTTGATCGATCACACCATCGGGCTACTACCCTTTCCCGTGGTGTATTTGTTTCCGTGGGTGGTCATTTTCCTTTTGGTAAAGGCCCTCAGACGCTTTTCTTCGCGACGAGGACGCGTACGCGTCGCGCTCAACGCCTTAGGCTGGTTGGTGTTTTTATTCTACTCTCTTTGGGGATTTAACTACGCACGGCCCAATCTTTCAGAAAGAGGAATGTTAAGCCATGAGCAGCCATCAACGGAAGCACTTTTCGGTTTGGGGTTGCGTACAGTGGAGCAAATGAACCTCCTCAGACAGGATACCATGGCCGTAAATTTTCCTACCGACAGGGAGCTTGAAGCCCACCTGCGAAAAGAGGTGGGCTCGAAAATGGAAAGCTTCGGCATGAAAGACTTTACAAGGTGCAAGGTAAGAACCATTGGTCCACCCGGTGTATTGCGCCGATGGGGTATTACGGGCATTTACTTTCCCTTTACGGGTGAGGCATTACTGGAATCCTCACACCCCTGGCCCGAAAAACCCTTTGTGATGGCGCATGAACTTTCGCACAGCATGGGCATCACCGACGAGGGTGAAGCCAATCTTATTGCATATCTGGCGGGTAAAGAGGCGAGCCATATTGCCGTGCGTTACTGCGCGCACCTCAATATGTGGCAGTACCTTCGTTACGACTTGTCCAGACGGGCCCCCGAGATGGCAGATAGCCTGTACGGTATGCTCTCAGAGCGCGTGGAGCGAGACCTTGCCTTGTTGCGAAGCGAGCGTCAGAAGTTTAAGGAGTGGTTTCCGCAACTGGGAGACCAGGTGAACGACACCTACCTCCGTTTGCAAGGTGTTGATGCGGGCACCGAGTCCTATCTTTCGCTTCCTGTGCGTTTTTTGCAATACGAAAAGAGCGGTAACCTGGGGCCACCGCTCTAA
- a CDS encoding PKD domain-containing protein: MKEDLFENKIKESLNGFEPEVPEALWENIRQQIPTSHVPADGGSQVGSMLKWAAPAAAVVGGALALWYFSGTPEVPQQSIVQDVVPQSEVTAPEKRVEAATPDQTESSTSMKIIEEKLVPSKPERSPDVQEVLPKEVVLSEDISETEESQLETAVAEHSGSDEEIVKELTEQEPVVKNEDFTETVAHENLEEDHDDHAFELVEVGILADRVTGEAPLTVQFRNVTKARSFEWDFGNGKKSYDPEPTMTFSEEGDFNVRLVITDFDGMVLQDEMEINVFASSTLFYPQAFTPNGDGINDFFELEGTNVHNVRFTIQRPDGSVVFEGHGMHARWDGSDTMMPEGRNYMVVIHYVRNNGEPAQEVSKLLVIRDQ, from the coding sequence GTGAAAGAAGATCTGTTTGAAAATAAGATTAAGGAATCGCTCAACGGGTTTGAGCCCGAAGTGCCTGAAGCACTCTGGGAGAATATTCGTCAGCAAATTCCAACGAGCCATGTACCTGCCGACGGCGGTTCGCAGGTAGGCTCTATGTTGAAATGGGCTGCACCTGCCGCTGCGGTTGTGGGTGGCGCCTTGGCTTTATGGTACTTCAGTGGCACGCCCGAAGTGCCTCAGCAGAGCATCGTTCAGGATGTTGTGCCACAATCTGAAGTGACTGCTCCTGAAAAACGAGTTGAAGCAGCGACTCCGGATCAGACGGAAAGCAGCACATCAATGAAGATTATTGAGGAGAAGCTAGTTCCTTCAAAGCCCGAAAGAAGCCCGGACGTTCAGGAAGTACTACCAAAAGAAGTTGTGCTATCTGAGGATATCTCTGAAACAGAAGAATCGCAGCTTGAAACGGCTGTCGCAGAACATTCCGGCAGTGATGAGGAGATTGTGAAAGAGCTTACGGAACAGGAGCCAGTTGTTAAGAATGAGGATTTTACCGAAACTGTTGCGCATGAGAATTTGGAAGAAGACCATGATGACCACGCTTTTGAATTGGTTGAAGTGGGAATTCTTGCCGACCGCGTAACCGGTGAAGCACCGCTTACGGTTCAATTCAGAAATGTGACCAAGGCACGCTCTTTTGAATGGGACTTTGGAAATGGCAAAAAGAGCTATGACCCCGAGCCAACCATGACATTTTCCGAAGAAGGTGATTTCAACGTAAGGCTGGTCATTACGGATTTTGATGGTATGGTGCTTCAGGATGAGATGGAAATCAATGTATTTGCATCCTCCACGCTGTTTTATCCACAGGCATTTACGCCCAACGGAGATGGCATTAACGACTTTTTTGAACTGGAAGGTACCAATGTGCACAATGTGCGATTTACCATTCAGCGCCCTGATGGGTCGGTAGTGTTTGAAGGGCACGGTATGCATGCGCGGTGGGATGGCTCAGATACCATGATGCCCGAAGGAAGAAACTACATGGTGGTGATTCACTATGTGCGAAACAACGGCGAGCCTGCTCAGGAGGTTTCTAAACTGTTGGTAATTCGCGATCAATAA
- a CDS encoding SAM-dependent methyltransferase, producing the protein MVKDNSALEWLQTGDGSSTLRVPEMDETYHSQHGAVQEALHVFVENGFVACAECLDPVRILEVGFGTGLNAWLTMHRAEILQKRVVYHSIEKFPLRDEWVEKMHFPVSYNTAPYPPLDALHSPQALEERMITHHFRFRLIPMDVKQFEAAQPYDLVYFDAFGPRAQPSMWEVPVFERMYRALKPDGRLVTYCAQGQFRRNLKAAGFHWERLDGPPGKREMTLAVKPL; encoded by the coding sequence ATGGTGAAAGACAACTCAGCATTGGAATGGCTTCAAACGGGCGATGGCTCCAGTACATTGCGCGTGCCGGAAATGGATGAAACCTATCACTCGCAGCACGGTGCAGTGCAAGAGGCCTTACATGTGTTTGTTGAAAACGGATTTGTGGCTTGCGCTGAATGCCTTGATCCGGTGCGTATTCTGGAGGTGGGTTTCGGTACAGGGCTCAATGCCTGGCTCACCATGCACCGCGCTGAAATACTGCAAAAACGGGTAGTTTATCACAGCATCGAGAAGTTTCCACTTCGGGATGAATGGGTGGAGAAAATGCATTTTCCGGTTTCGTACAACACGGCTCCCTATCCGCCACTTGATGCGCTGCACAGCCCTCAGGCGCTTGAGGAGCGAATGATCACTCATCATTTTCGATTCAGACTTATTCCTATGGATGTGAAACAATTTGAAGCCGCCCAACCTTATGACCTTGTGTATTTTGATGCCTTTGGTCCGCGGGCCCAGCCCTCCATGTGGGAAGTGCCGGTGTTTGAGCGGATGTACCGCGCTTTAAAACCGGACGGAAGGCTCGTTACTTATTGTGCACAGGGACAATTCAGACGGAATCTGAAAGCAGCCGGATTCCATTGGGAACGACTCGACGGACCTCCGGGAAAAAGAGAAATGACACTGGCTGTTAAACCGCTGTAA